Proteins encoded by one window of Cyanobium sp. NS01:
- a CDS encoding FAD-dependent oxidoreductase codes for MTPPSEASSTGDDSPEPEQSGGRWRKLSLLAAIALVVALFFGFGLQRFLTLEALQQAQGSLQGWRQQAPLPSALTYMAVYVVVTALSLPGAAVLTLAGGALFGLGLGTLLVSFASSAGALLAFLLARTLLRDLVQRRFGRQLAPIEAGVRRDGVLYLLTLRLAPVFPFFLVNLLMALTPMRAGAYYLTSQLGMLPGTLVYVNAGTQLAQLRGLDGILSPPLLLSFALLALFPWLARAATDRLAIWRLYRPWNRPRRFDRNLIVIGAGAAGLVTAYIAATVKARVTLIEAEAMGGDCLNTGCVPSKALIASARLAARMRRADRYGLRPVEPSLSVRQVLERVAAKVAAVAPHDSVERYEALGVEVVKGHARLLDPWTVAIRGRDGQEQRLSGRSIVLATGAAPVLPDLPGASQVPLLSSETLWSWLRECPLERPRLAVLGGGPIGCELSQALAQLGLPVTLIHRGERLLRKEDADVAEEVRRALEADGVQLLLQSRVLGFAATPPGAAAQPTAQVLLEHEGASRSIACDAVLCALGRRARLEGYGLEELGIPSGDTITTNDYLQTLYPNIYAAGDVAGPFQFTHTASHQAWYAAVNALFGSVRRFKTDYRVIPRTTFTDPEVATVGLTETEASALQIPVEVTRVPLHELDRAIVESAERGFVKVLTAPGKDTILGATIVAEHAGELLAEFVLAMRWGLGLSRIFGTIHAYPTFAEVNKYAAGAWKKAQAPQRLLGLLERFHRWRLGTP; via the coding sequence ATGACTCCCCCCTCAGAAGCCTCCTCCACGGGCGACGACTCCCCTGAGCCGGAGCAGTCCGGCGGCCGCTGGCGCAAGCTCTCCCTACTGGCTGCGATTGCCCTGGTGGTGGCCCTGTTCTTCGGGTTTGGCCTGCAGCGCTTCCTCACCCTCGAGGCCCTGCAGCAGGCCCAGGGTTCCCTGCAGGGGTGGCGTCAGCAGGCGCCCCTGCCGAGCGCCCTCACCTACATGGCCGTGTACGTGGTGGTCACGGCCCTGTCGCTGCCTGGGGCGGCGGTGCTCACCCTGGCCGGCGGCGCCCTGTTCGGCCTCGGCCTCGGCACGCTGCTGGTGTCGTTTGCCTCCAGCGCCGGCGCCCTGCTGGCCTTCCTGCTGGCCCGCACCCTGCTGCGCGATCTGGTGCAGCGGCGCTTCGGGCGCCAACTCGCACCGATTGAAGCGGGAGTGCGGCGCGACGGCGTGCTCTATCTGCTCACCCTGCGCCTGGCGCCAGTGTTTCCCTTTTTCCTGGTGAACCTGCTGATGGCGCTCACCCCCATGCGGGCCGGGGCCTATTACCTCACCAGCCAGCTGGGCATGCTGCCGGGCACCCTGGTGTACGTGAACGCCGGTACCCAGCTGGCTCAGTTGCGCGGCCTCGACGGCATCCTGTCGCCGCCCCTGCTGCTCTCCTTCGCCCTGCTGGCCCTGTTCCCCTGGCTGGCCCGCGCCGCCACCGACCGCCTGGCCATCTGGCGGCTCTACCGCCCCTGGAACCGTCCGCGCCGCTTCGATCGCAACCTGATCGTGATCGGGGCCGGTGCCGCCGGGCTGGTGACGGCCTACATCGCGGCCACGGTGAAAGCCCGCGTCACCCTGATCGAGGCGGAGGCGATGGGCGGCGACTGCCTCAACACCGGCTGCGTGCCCAGCAAGGCCCTGATCGCCTCGGCGCGGCTGGCGGCCCGCATGCGCCGGGCAGATCGCTACGGCCTCAGGCCGGTGGAGCCGAGCCTCTCGGTGCGGCAGGTGCTGGAGCGGGTGGCGGCCAAGGTGGCCGCCGTGGCTCCCCACGACAGCGTGGAGCGCTATGAGGCGCTGGGGGTGGAAGTGGTGAAGGGCCATGCCCGCCTGCTGGATCCCTGGACCGTGGCGATCCGCGGCCGGGATGGCCAGGAGCAGCGGCTCAGCGGCCGCTCGATCGTGCTGGCCACCGGTGCCGCTCCGGTGCTGCCCGACCTGCCGGGAGCCTCGCAGGTGCCGCTGCTGAGCAGCGAAACGCTGTGGAGCTGGCTGCGCGAGTGCCCCCTGGAGCGGCCACGGCTGGCGGTGCTGGGCGGCGGACCGATCGGCTGTGAGCTCTCCCAGGCTCTGGCCCAGCTGGGCCTGCCCGTGACCCTGATCCACCGCGGCGAGCGGCTGCTCCGTAAGGAAGATGCCGACGTGGCCGAGGAGGTGCGCCGGGCTCTTGAGGCCGATGGCGTGCAGCTGCTGCTGCAGTCCAGGGTGCTGGGCTTTGCCGCGACCCCGCCAGGTGCGGCAGCCCAGCCCACGGCCCAGGTGCTGCTGGAGCACGAGGGAGCCAGCCGCTCGATCGCCTGCGATGCGGTGCTCTGCGCCCTGGGCCGCAGGGCCAGGCTGGAGGGCTATGGCCTCGAGGAGCTGGGCATCCCCAGCGGCGACACGATCACCACCAACGACTACCTCCAGACCCTCTACCCCAACATCTATGCCGCCGGTGACGTGGCAGGCCCCTTCCAGTTCACCCACACCGCCTCCCATCAGGCCTGGTATGCCGCGGTGAATGCCCTGTTCGGCAGCGTGCGGCGGTTCAAGACCGACTACCGGGTGATCCCCCGCACCACCTTCACCGATCCGGAAGTGGCCACGGTGGGCCTCACCGAAACGGAGGCCTCGGCCCTGCAGATCCCTGTGGAGGTGACGCGGGTGCCCCTGCACGAGCTCGACCGGGCCATCGTGGAGAGCGCCGAGCGGGGCTTCGTGAAGGTGCTCACCGCCCCAGGCAAGGACACGATCCTGGGGGCCACGATCGTGGCCGAGCATGCCGGCGAGCTGCTGGCGGAGTTTGTGCTGGCGATGCGCTGGGGGCTCGGCCTCAGCCGGATCTTCGGCACGATTCACGCCTACCCCACCTTCGCTGAGGTGAACAAGTACGCCGCCGGGGCCTGGAAGAAGGCCCAGGCTCCCCAGCGGCTGCTGGGGCTGCTGGAGCGGTTCCACCGCTGGCGGCTCGGCACGCCTTGA